The following proteins come from a genomic window of Corallococcus sp. NCRR:
- a CDS encoding SDR family oxidoreductase, whose translation MARNPDPRDAGPKPPFPEQTQPSPGHEGRMEPEPDYGEQSYKGFGRLQDRVALVTGGDSGIGRAVCLAFAREGADVAFAYLSEGDDANHTRRVIEGSGRQALALAGDMALEATCKRIVEDTVKKFGRIDVLVNNAAYQGKAVEKFEELEAERVERAFKVNILAMFHLVKYALPHMKPGATIINTASIQAYQPTPSILDYATTKGAIVTFTKGLSQELIGRGIRVNAVAPGPVWTPLIPQSYDGEKVKEFGKSSPTGRPAQPAELAPSYVFLACDESRFVNGDILGVTGGMLLA comes from the coding sequence ATGGCCCGCAACCCCGATCCCCGCGACGCCGGCCCCAAGCCGCCCTTCCCGGAGCAGACGCAGCCCTCTCCCGGCCACGAAGGCCGCATGGAGCCGGAGCCTGACTACGGCGAGCAGTCGTACAAGGGCTTCGGCCGGCTGCAGGACCGCGTCGCGCTGGTGACGGGCGGAGACAGTGGCATTGGCCGCGCGGTGTGCCTGGCCTTCGCGCGCGAGGGCGCGGACGTGGCGTTCGCGTACCTCAGCGAAGGCGACGACGCCAACCACACCCGCCGCGTGATTGAGGGCTCCGGACGGCAGGCGCTGGCGCTCGCGGGCGACATGGCCCTGGAGGCCACCTGCAAGCGCATCGTCGAGGACACGGTGAAGAAGTTCGGCCGCATCGACGTGCTCGTGAACAACGCGGCCTACCAGGGCAAGGCGGTGGAGAAGTTCGAGGAGCTGGAAGCGGAGCGCGTGGAGCGCGCCTTCAAGGTCAACATCCTCGCGATGTTCCACCTGGTGAAGTACGCGCTGCCGCACATGAAGCCGGGCGCGACCATCATCAACACCGCGTCCATCCAGGCGTACCAGCCCACGCCCTCCATCCTCGACTACGCGACCACGAAGGGCGCCATCGTCACCTTCACCAAGGGCCTGTCCCAGGAGCTCATCGGCCGCGGCATCCGCGTCAACGCCGTGGCGCCGGGCCCCGTGTGGACGCCGCTGATTCCCCAGTCCTACGACGGGGAGAAGGTGAAGGAGTTCGGCAAGAGCTCGCCCACGGGCAGGCCCGCGCAGCCCGCGGAGCTGGCGCCCAGCTACGTGTTCCTCGCGTGTGACGAGTCGCGCTTCGTCAACGGCGACATCCTGGGCGTCACCGGAGGCATGTTGCTCGCCTGA
- the hpf gene encoding ribosome hibernation-promoting factor, HPF/YfiA family: MQLNITFRQFGSSDSLKEYAREKVERVNRLLDRAGEAHVVLSLERHLHHADITIHSGAWVLRGREKSDDMYASIDLAMDKIERQLRRYRDKLKSHHGKEKVHHRQDLVKVRHDVFEVHEPEETAEASAPAAQAPVAESGVARLVRTTHLAIQSLSVDDAVMQMNLMNNDFYVFQNQQSQALSIVYRRKEGGFGLIEPHLPDAPVAATGT; the protein is encoded by the coding sequence ATGCAGCTCAACATCACCTTCCGTCAGTTCGGATCGTCGGATTCCCTGAAGGAGTACGCCCGTGAAAAGGTCGAGCGGGTGAACCGACTGCTGGACCGGGCGGGTGAAGCCCACGTGGTGCTGTCGTTGGAGCGGCACCTGCACCACGCGGACATCACCATCCACTCCGGCGCCTGGGTCCTCCGGGGGCGTGAGAAGAGCGATGACATGTACGCGTCCATCGACCTGGCGATGGACAAGATCGAACGGCAGCTGCGCCGCTACCGCGACAAGCTCAAGTCGCACCACGGCAAGGAGAAGGTCCACCACCGCCAGGACCTGGTGAAGGTCCGCCACGACGTCTTCGAGGTCCACGAGCCGGAGGAGACCGCCGAGGCTTCCGCGCCCGCCGCCCAGGCGCCGGTGGCCGAGTCGGGCGTCGCCCGCCTGGTGCGCACCACGCACCTGGCCATCCAGTCGTTGTCCGTGGACGACGCCGTGATGCAGATGAACTTGATGAACAACGACTTCTACGTGTTCCAGAACCAGCAGTCCCAGGCGCTGTCCATCGTCTACCGCCGCAAGGAGGGTGGGTTCGGCCTCATCGAGCCGCACCTGCCTGACGCGCCGGTGGCCGCCACCGGCACCTGA
- a CDS encoding PTS sugar transporter subunit IIA, which produces MRIADFLSPQAVVADMQARTKPEVLRELSATLARAHPNLREDRLVAVLQEREKLGSTGIGEGVAIPHGKLAGMDSLQAAFCVSRAGVDFESIDGKPTHLFFALVAPENSAGVHLKALARISRLFKNPRFRAAILEAPSAADIHALIVQEDARP; this is translated from the coding sequence TTGAGAATCGCCGATTTCCTCAGCCCCCAGGCGGTCGTCGCGGACATGCAGGCCCGCACGAAACCGGAGGTGCTGCGCGAGCTGAGTGCCACGCTGGCCCGGGCGCATCCGAATCTGCGCGAGGACCGGCTGGTGGCGGTGCTCCAGGAACGCGAGAAGCTGGGCAGCACGGGCATTGGCGAAGGCGTGGCCATCCCCCACGGCAAGCTGGCGGGCATGGACAGCCTCCAGGCGGCCTTCTGCGTGTCGCGCGCGGGGGTGGACTTCGAGTCCATCGACGGCAAGCCCACGCACCTGTTCTTCGCGCTGGTGGCGCCGGAGAACAGCGCGGGGGTGCACCTGAAGGCGCTGGCGCGCATCTCGCGCCTCTTCAAGAACCCGCGCTTCCGGGCGGCCATCCTGGAGGCGCCCTCGGCCGCGGACATCCACGCCCTCATCGTCCAGGAAGACGCGCGGCCCTGA
- a CDS encoding alpha/beta hydrolase family protein: protein MSLSSRCPSRVVLLISAALLTGGCASSRGAGPAATSVPASPYGADAAYAVGLSSLTVEDAARHRSLKAVVWYPAAPGTRMETQKTSAIFAPFLGAKDAPVSDAHERWPVVLLSHGSGGTAINMSWLGAHLAAHGFLVVSVNHPGNTYGDDSPEGYARGYERPRDFSVLLDHLLKDAKWGPRMDPDRIGAAGHSMGGYTALALVGARMNLQWIAEGCTAPETRDHVGCEGLRDVDYSRIDMAVARASYRDPRVKAAFAMAPGMAGSYEARDLADIQRPVELVLAKGDELMPHELMGMKLAGQLPAAKTVVLDDAAHFSFLPECMPLGFEVAPPLCRDAVAGTRAATHARTQAEAVAFFRRTLDVR, encoded by the coding sequence ATGTCCCTCTCCTCGCGATGTCCCTCCCGCGTGGTGTTGCTGATCTCCGCGGCCCTGCTGACGGGCGGCTGTGCTTCCTCGCGCGGTGCCGGGCCGGCCGCTACATCCGTCCCTGCGTCCCCCTACGGCGCGGACGCGGCCTACGCGGTGGGGCTCTCGTCGCTGACGGTGGAGGACGCCGCGCGACACCGTTCGTTGAAGGCGGTGGTCTGGTATCCGGCGGCACCCGGTACGCGGATGGAGACGCAGAAGACGTCCGCCATCTTCGCCCCCTTCCTCGGCGCGAAGGACGCGCCGGTGTCGGACGCGCACGAGCGCTGGCCGGTGGTGCTGCTGTCGCACGGCAGCGGGGGCACGGCCATCAACATGTCCTGGCTTGGGGCGCACCTGGCTGCGCACGGCTTCCTCGTCGTGTCGGTGAACCACCCGGGCAACACCTACGGGGACGACAGCCCGGAGGGCTATGCGCGCGGTTATGAGCGGCCCCGGGACTTCTCGGTCCTGCTCGACCACCTGCTGAAGGATGCGAAGTGGGGGCCGCGCATGGATCCGGACCGCATTGGCGCGGCGGGACACTCCATGGGCGGCTACACGGCGTTGGCGCTGGTGGGCGCGCGCATGAACCTGCAATGGATCGCCGAGGGCTGCACCGCGCCGGAGACCCGCGACCACGTGGGCTGTGAGGGCCTGCGGGACGTGGACTACAGCCGCATCGACATGGCCGTCGCGCGTGCGTCGTACCGGGACCCGCGAGTGAAGGCGGCCTTCGCGATGGCGCCGGGCATGGCGGGCTCCTACGAGGCGCGGGACCTGGCGGACATCCAGAGGCCGGTGGAGCTGGTGCTCGCGAAGGGGGACGAGCTGATGCCGCACGAGCTCATGGGCATGAAGCTGGCGGGTCAGCTGCCCGCGGCGAAGACGGTGGTGCTCGACGACGCGGCGCACTTCAGCTTCCTGCCCGAGTGCATGCCGCTGGGCTTCGAGGTCGCGCCTCCGCTGTGCCGGGATGCGGTCGCCGGGACGCGCGCGGCCACGCATGCGCGCACGCAGGCGGAGGCCGTGGCGTTCTTCCGCCGCACGCTGGACGTCCGCTGA
- a CDS encoding alpha/beta hydrolase family protein — protein sequence MFRLLSPMGPVLLVSVLLTGGCSSAKKATEAPRTDHTSLYGADAAYAVGVTQSLTYEDAVRRRTLKPWVWYPVSPGTPMDNRAPSDVFKPFYGAKDAPLSDAQERWPVVLLSHGSGGSVMDLAWFGSNLAAHGFVVVGLNHPGNTFGDTSPEGFARAYERPQDFTVVLDHLLKDAKWGPRVDPARIGAAGHSMGGYTALALVGLNLNLEWIEKRCKTPGTKEEIGCEGLRDVDYSRIDMKHARASYLDPRVKAAFAMAPGMAASFEARDTADIQKPVELVLAKGDELMPHEGHGMHLAGLLPAATTTTVVLDDAGHFTFLPECYPKGFKVIAMLCRDPVAGTRPASHASTNAEGVAFFRRTLDVR from the coding sequence ATGTTCCGTCTGCTCTCTCCGATGGGTCCCGTCCTCCTCGTCTCCGTGCTGCTGACGGGCGGCTGTTCCTCCGCGAAGAAGGCCACGGAGGCTCCGCGCACGGACCACACGTCGCTCTACGGCGCGGACGCGGCCTACGCGGTGGGCGTCACGCAGTCGCTGACATACGAGGACGCGGTCCGCCGCCGCACGCTGAAGCCGTGGGTCTGGTACCCGGTGTCCCCGGGCACGCCGATGGACAACCGCGCGCCGTCGGACGTGTTCAAGCCCTTCTATGGCGCGAAGGACGCACCGCTGTCGGACGCTCAGGAGCGCTGGCCGGTGGTGCTGCTGTCGCACGGCAGCGGCGGCTCGGTGATGGACCTGGCCTGGTTCGGTTCGAACCTGGCGGCGCACGGCTTCGTCGTGGTGGGGCTGAACCATCCGGGCAACACGTTCGGAGACACGAGCCCGGAGGGCTTCGCGCGCGCCTACGAACGCCCGCAGGACTTCACGGTCGTCCTGGACCACCTGCTGAAGGATGCGAAGTGGGGCCCACGCGTGGATCCAGCGCGCATCGGCGCGGCGGGACACTCCATGGGCGGCTACACGGCGCTGGCGCTCGTGGGGCTGAACCTGAACCTGGAGTGGATTGAGAAGCGCTGCAAGACGCCGGGAACAAAGGAGGAGATTGGCTGCGAAGGCCTGCGGGACGTGGACTACAGCCGCATCGACATGAAGCACGCGCGGGCGTCATACCTGGACCCGCGAGTGAAGGCCGCGTTCGCGATGGCGCCGGGCATGGCGGCCTCCTTCGAGGCGCGCGACACCGCCGACATCCAGAAGCCCGTGGAGCTGGTGCTCGCGAAGGGCGACGAGCTGATGCCCCACGAAGGGCACGGCATGCACCTGGCAGGGCTGCTGCCGGCCGCGACCACGACGACGGTGGTCCTGGACGACGCCGGGCACTTCACCTTCCTGCCCGAGTGCTACCCGAAGGGCTTCAAGGTCATCGCCATGCTGTGCCGAGACCCGGTGGCGGGGACGCGCCCGGCCTCGCACGCGAGTACGAACGCGGAGGGCGTGGCCTTCTTCCGCCGCACGCTGGACGTGCGCTAG
- the dtd gene encoding D-aminoacyl-tRNA deacylase, whose product MKAVVQRVLEASVTVDGQRVSEMGPGLLVLLGVGKGDTDADMTWMVEKLATLRIFEDANEKMNLSLEDTSKQLIVVSQFTLYGDARKGRRPSFIEAMEPVAAKALYERTCEALRQRGLTVGTGIFAADMKVALVNDGPVTILLESPPKAAPPA is encoded by the coding sequence ATGAAGGCCGTGGTGCAGCGGGTCCTGGAAGCGTCGGTGACGGTGGACGGACAGCGTGTGAGCGAGATGGGCCCGGGCCTGCTCGTGCTCCTGGGCGTGGGCAAGGGCGACACCGACGCGGACATGACGTGGATGGTGGAGAAGCTGGCCACGCTGCGCATCTTCGAGGACGCCAACGAGAAGATGAACCTGTCGCTGGAGGACACCTCCAAGCAGCTCATCGTCGTCAGCCAGTTCACGCTCTATGGCGATGCGCGCAAGGGCCGCCGGCCCAGCTTCATCGAAGCGATGGAGCCCGTCGCCGCCAAGGCCCTCTACGAGCGCACCTGCGAAGCGCTGCGCCAGCGCGGCCTCACCGTGGGCACCGGCATCTTCGCCGCGGACATGAAGGTCGCGCTCGTCAACGACGGGCCCGTCACCATCCTGCTGGAGAGCCCGCCGAAGGCCGCGCCTCCGGCCTAG
- a CDS encoding ABC transporter permease, with protein MSAARRFRLHSWGARFGLAVACVWVFTALFAPWLSPHAPDAIDLTRELSPPTPGHLLGTGENGIDVLTHVLYGARVSLEVSFFAVVLSAAVGITLGGIAGYAGGLVDEALMRGVDVLLAFPGILLALFITAVLGPSLANVVFALSFTGWTGYARLTRGQVLTLRERDYVQAARALGSGPGRILVRHLLPNAAGPLLVQATFALPGAIVAEASLSFLGLGVPPGTPSWGALVDQGTQYLLVAPHVALFPGIALAVTVLGFNLLGDALRDAMDPRHEGR; from the coding sequence ATGAGCGCGGCGCGCCGCTTCCGGTTGCACTCGTGGGGCGCCCGGTTCGGGCTCGCCGTGGCGTGCGTCTGGGTGTTCACCGCGCTGTTCGCGCCGTGGCTCAGCCCTCACGCGCCGGACGCCATCGACCTCACGCGCGAGCTGTCGCCCCCGACGCCCGGCCATCTTCTGGGCACGGGGGAGAACGGCATCGACGTGCTCACGCACGTGCTGTACGGCGCGCGGGTGTCGCTGGAGGTGTCCTTCTTCGCCGTGGTGCTGTCCGCCGCGGTGGGCATCACGCTGGGCGGCATCGCGGGCTACGCGGGCGGGCTCGTGGACGAGGCGCTGATGCGGGGGGTGGACGTGCTGCTCGCGTTCCCCGGCATCCTGCTGGCGCTGTTCATCACCGCGGTGCTGGGTCCCAGCCTCGCCAACGTGGTGTTCGCCCTGTCCTTCACCGGGTGGACGGGCTACGCGCGGCTGACGCGTGGACAGGTGCTCACCCTGCGCGAGCGGGACTACGTGCAGGCGGCGCGGGCGCTGGGCAGCGGTCCGGGCCGCATCCTCGTGAGGCACCTGCTGCCCAACGCGGCGGGGCCACTGCTCGTGCAGGCGACGTTCGCGCTGCCAGGCGCCATCGTCGCGGAGGCGTCCCTGAGCTTCCTCGGCCTGGGCGTCCCCCCGGGCACGCCGTCCTGGGGCGCGCTGGTGGACCAGGGGACGCAGTACCTGCTGGTGGCGCCGCACGTGGCCCTCTTCCCCGGCATCGCGCTGGCGGTCACCGTGCTGGGCTTCAACCTGCTGGGCGACGCGCTTCGCGACGCGATGGATCCCCGTCACGAAGGGCGCTGA
- a CDS encoding ABC transporter permease, with the protein MTRRLVSALIAMVGALLLVSLFLHLVPGDPVDVMLGEQATQVDRAALRQAVGLDLPWYAQLWTFARDLATGELRTSLPPFQRKVLPALGAALPYTLLLTVSAMAVSLVLALPLGVMAAARRGTPVDAAAMGVSVAGIALPRFWLGPVLIILFALKLDWLPVSGAESWRNLVLPAFTLGTGLAAFLARMTRATMLEVLHEDYVTVARAKGLSPRVVLWKHAFRNALLPLVTVLGLEFGALLGGAIVTEKVFAWPGMGTLLLTAIEKRDYNTVRATVLLFTFCYVVVNTLTDLTYAWVDPRVRRRS; encoded by the coding sequence GTGACCCGGAGGCTCGTGTCCGCGCTCATCGCGATGGTGGGGGCGCTGCTGCTGGTATCGCTGTTCCTGCACCTCGTGCCTGGGGACCCGGTGGACGTGATGCTGGGCGAGCAGGCGACGCAGGTGGACCGCGCGGCGCTGCGGCAGGCCGTGGGGTTGGACCTGCCGTGGTACGCGCAGCTCTGGACGTTCGCGCGCGACCTGGCCACCGGGGAGCTGCGCACGTCGCTGCCTCCGTTCCAGCGCAAGGTGCTCCCGGCCCTGGGCGCGGCGCTGCCTTACACGCTGCTGCTCACGGTGTCGGCCATGGCGGTGTCCCTGGTGCTGGCGCTGCCCCTGGGCGTGATGGCGGCGGCGCGGCGAGGGACGCCCGTGGACGCGGCGGCGATGGGCGTGTCCGTGGCGGGTATCGCCCTGCCCCGCTTCTGGTTGGGCCCGGTGCTCATCATCCTCTTCGCGCTGAAGCTGGACTGGCTGCCCGTGTCGGGCGCGGAGTCGTGGCGGAACCTGGTGCTGCCCGCGTTCACGCTGGGCACAGGGCTGGCGGCGTTCCTCGCCCGGATGACGCGCGCGACGATGTTGGAGGTGCTGCACGAGGACTACGTCACGGTGGCCCGGGCCAAGGGCCTGTCGCCTCGCGTGGTGCTGTGGAAGCACGCGTTCCGCAACGCGCTGCTGCCGCTGGTGACCGTGCTGGGCCTGGAGTTCGGCGCGCTGCTCGGCGGCGCCATCGTGACGGAGAAGGTGTTCGCGTGGCCGGGCATGGGCACGCTGCTGCTCACCGCCATCGAGAAGCGCGACTACAACACCGTGCGCGCCACGGTGCTCCTCTTCACGTTCTGCTACGTCGTGGTCAACACGCTCACCGACCTGACGTATGCGTGGGTGGACCCGCGCGTGCGGAGGCGCTCATGA
- a CDS encoding ABC transporter substrate-binding protein, whose amino-acid sequence MDAPPDIHLVTDAMPPLPSRAARVFFIALALALDSGCRDPAPPAGITVLLEAPPDSLDDRFALTAHGQRLAQLVSPGLLTFDDASRPVPQLAESFREVSPTVMEFVLRPGLTFHDGSALTSEDVKATFDALMNPKLGSPKRERYEPVERVEVVDARTVRFHLKRPYAPLLAELSAAILPAERVGPGGIEAQGAHPVGAGPFRFESWPDEEHLTLVPFEGWHGGRPAVSRLTFRVVRDETTRVLELLKGRADLVVNNVSPAVLPALRKAPHLRVVTKPGTGFTYLGINLREGPLADVRVRQALCHLIDVRPLVEHKLHGLAEPASSMLPREHWAFTETPGCGYAPEEAARLLDAAGYPDPDGPGGQPRLSFTFKTSTDRFRRAVALVLKEQLAKGGIAVEVRALEFGTFFEDVRRGRFELFTLKWAAVMEPDLLRGAFHSANIPGPENHWGGFNRGALKDPKLDRVLDAATQASREERKALYAEAQRELDADLPVIPLWHEASVAVVSSRLADFEPSAHGLLLPLAKAREVTP is encoded by the coding sequence ATGGACGCCCCGCCTGACATCCACCTCGTGACAGACGCCATGCCTCCCCTGCCCTCCCGCGCCGCCCGGGTGTTCTTCATCGCGCTGGCGCTGGCGCTTGACTCCGGCTGCCGCGACCCGGCGCCTCCGGCGGGCATCACGGTGCTGTTGGAGGCCCCACCGGACAGCCTGGATGACCGCTTCGCCCTCACGGCCCATGGACAGCGGCTGGCGCAGCTCGTCAGCCCGGGGCTGCTCACCTTCGATGACGCGAGCCGGCCCGTGCCCCAGCTGGCGGAGTCCTTCCGGGAGGTCTCGCCCACGGTGATGGAGTTCGTCCTCCGCCCGGGGCTGACCTTCCACGACGGGAGCGCCCTCACCTCCGAGGACGTGAAGGCCACCTTCGATGCCCTGATGAATCCGAAGCTGGGCAGCCCCAAGCGCGAGCGGTACGAGCCGGTGGAGCGCGTGGAGGTGGTGGACGCCCGCACGGTGCGCTTCCACTTGAAGCGGCCCTATGCACCGCTGCTCGCGGAGCTGTCCGCGGCCATCCTGCCCGCGGAGCGCGTGGGCCCCGGAGGCATCGAGGCGCAGGGAGCGCACCCGGTGGGCGCGGGGCCGTTCCGGTTCGAGTCGTGGCCGGATGAAGAGCACCTGACGCTGGTCCCCTTCGAGGGCTGGCATGGAGGCAGGCCCGCCGTATCGAGGCTGACGTTCCGGGTGGTGCGGGACGAGACGACGCGGGTGCTGGAGCTGCTCAAGGGCCGCGCGGACCTGGTGGTGAACAACGTGTCCCCGGCGGTGCTGCCCGCGCTGCGGAAGGCGCCCCACCTGCGCGTGGTGACGAAGCCGGGCACGGGCTTCACGTACCTGGGAATCAACCTGCGCGAGGGGCCGCTCGCGGACGTGCGGGTGCGCCAGGCGCTGTGTCACCTCATCGACGTGCGCCCGCTGGTGGAGCACAAGCTGCACGGGCTGGCGGAGCCCGCATCCAGCATGCTGCCCCGCGAGCACTGGGCCTTCACGGAGACACCGGGCTGCGGCTACGCGCCGGAGGAGGCGGCCCGGCTGCTGGACGCTGCGGGGTATCCGGATCCGGACGGGCCCGGGGGACAGCCGAGATTGTCCTTCACCTTCAAGACGAGCACGGACCGCTTCCGGCGCGCGGTGGCGCTGGTGCTCAAGGAGCAGCTGGCGAAGGGCGGCATCGCGGTGGAGGTGCGGGCGCTGGAGTTCGGGACGTTCTTCGAGGACGTGCGCCGGGGGCGCTTCGAGCTGTTCACCTTGAAGTGGGCCGCCGTGATGGAGCCGGACCTGCTGCGGGGCGCGTTCCATTCCGCGAACATCCCCGGGCCGGAGAACCACTGGGGCGGGTTCAATCGCGGAGCCCTGAAGGACCCGAAGCTGGACCGGGTGCTGGACGCGGCGACGCAGGCGTCTCGCGAGGAGCGCAAGGCGCTGTACGCGGAGGCGCAGCGGGAGCTGGACGCCGACCTCCCCGTCATCCCGCTGTGGCATGAGGCCAGCGTCGCGGTGGTGTCCTCGCGGCTCGCGGACTTCGAGCCCAGCGCGCACGGACTGCTGCTGCCGCTGGCGAAGGCGCGGGAAGTGACGCCGTGA
- the dacB gene encoding D-alanyl-D-alanine carboxypeptidase/D-alanyl-D-alanine endopeptidase → MQVFRTRPFWAATAIVLWLPSATLAASPSAEKKAEREALKNALVQVMQRTALKSSRVGVHMQSLDDGSVVFSHNADELLNPASNVKLVTSSAALVALGPEFRYETEFLVDQELPSDGKVKTLYVRGKGDPTVTTERLYGMTSELLHAGLKEVQDIVVDDSWFDAERTPPGYDQEDSDRAYMAPTGAVSLNWNAIAVYVRSAPGGKAAVDMEPPSDYFVVDSSVSSGPGRARRLSVKSAAFGDKQKIIVKGQVPDERGAVSVWKKIDNPPMYFGYTLKQLLASRGVKVKGKVKLGLAPSRAKVVYVAQSDTFDIVLKRLNKLSSNFIAETLLKTMGAELRGQPGSFTKGVDVVEEFLDRDVGIPRGTYVMKNGSGLNDANRFSTAQVDRLLRHMYERFPLAPEYLSSLGIAGKDGTLKYRFDGTDAVGRLRAKTGTLEGVSALSGYVQSAGGEKFSFSIMVNDYAGRAGPVVAGMDALGAAVAATGSTLGPDNALASLNEGQKPQGGLPDIANRVKTYLELGKQRDQRNIGFLRTAWRSERDPAVRAVLAESLYQSNPHDYLGTRTLLDSYSATDDVYGRLRQVAHALSVGVPGVSSMVELASGGNTEALARVLELCRAAGTARDLEAQDELADGLGEVARTAPDELVVALRAASAVERDATVPLLAQGLVKTGDTSHPFWKSLRKLGSGGTDPQLVAFAKGLDSTLATKTAEARTSQRAQPVQVVAPASATPNVVPASGVLRPGG, encoded by the coding sequence GTGCAGGTTTTTCGAACCAGACCCTTCTGGGCAGCGACCGCCATTGTCTTGTGGCTGCCTTCCGCCACCCTGGCCGCGTCGCCGTCCGCCGAGAAAAAGGCCGAACGCGAGGCGCTGAAGAACGCGCTCGTGCAGGTCATGCAGCGCACCGCGCTCAAGAGCAGTCGCGTCGGCGTCCACATGCAGAGCCTGGACGACGGCTCCGTGGTGTTCAGCCACAACGCGGACGAGCTGCTCAACCCCGCCTCCAACGTGAAGCTCGTCACGTCCTCCGCGGCGCTCGTCGCCCTGGGGCCGGAGTTCCGCTACGAGACGGAGTTCCTCGTCGACCAGGAGCTGCCCTCCGACGGCAAGGTCAAGACGCTCTACGTGCGCGGCAAGGGTGACCCCACCGTCACCACCGAGCGCCTCTACGGCATGACCTCCGAGCTGCTCCACGCGGGCCTCAAGGAGGTGCAGGACATCGTCGTGGACGACTCCTGGTTCGACGCCGAGCGCACCCCGCCCGGCTACGACCAGGAGGACTCCGACCGCGCGTACATGGCGCCCACCGGCGCGGTGAGCCTCAACTGGAACGCGATCGCCGTGTATGTGCGCTCCGCTCCCGGCGGCAAGGCCGCGGTGGACATGGAGCCGCCCAGCGACTACTTCGTCGTGGACAGCTCCGTCTCCAGCGGCCCTGGCCGCGCGCGGCGCCTGTCCGTGAAGTCCGCCGCCTTCGGTGACAAGCAGAAGATCATCGTCAAGGGCCAGGTCCCCGACGAGCGCGGCGCCGTCAGCGTCTGGAAGAAGATCGACAACCCGCCCATGTACTTCGGCTACACGCTGAAGCAGCTGCTCGCCTCGCGTGGCGTGAAGGTGAAGGGCAAGGTGAAGCTGGGCCTGGCGCCCTCGCGCGCGAAGGTCGTGTACGTGGCCCAGTCGGACACGTTCGACATCGTCCTCAAGCGCCTCAACAAGCTGTCCAGCAACTTCATCGCGGAGACGCTCCTCAAGACGATGGGCGCGGAGCTGCGCGGCCAGCCGGGCTCGTTCACCAAGGGCGTGGACGTGGTGGAGGAGTTCCTGGACCGCGACGTGGGCATCCCCCGCGGCACCTACGTGATGAAGAACGGCAGCGGCCTCAATGACGCCAACCGCTTCTCCACCGCGCAGGTGGACCGGCTGCTGCGCCACATGTACGAGCGCTTCCCGCTGGCCCCGGAGTACCTGTCCTCGCTGGGCATCGCCGGCAAGGACGGCACGCTCAAGTACCGCTTCGACGGCACGGACGCCGTGGGCCGGCTGCGCGCCAAGACCGGCACCCTGGAGGGCGTCTCCGCGCTCAGCGGCTACGTGCAGTCCGCGGGCGGAGAGAAGTTCTCCTTCTCCATCATGGTGAACGACTACGCGGGCCGCGCCGGCCCCGTCGTCGCGGGTATGGACGCGCTGGGCGCCGCCGTGGCCGCCACCGGCTCCACGCTGGGGCCGGACAACGCGCTGGCCTCGCTCAACGAGGGCCAGAAGCCCCAGGGCGGCCTGCCGGACATCGCCAACCGCGTGAAGACCTACCTGGAGCTGGGCAAGCAGCGCGACCAACGCAACATCGGCTTCCTGCGCACCGCGTGGCGCAGCGAGCGCGACCCCGCCGTGCGCGCCGTGCTGGCGGAGAGCCTCTACCAGTCCAACCCCCACGACTACCTGGGCACCCGCACGCTCCTGGACAGCTACTCCGCCACGGACGACGTCTACGGCCGCCTGCGCCAGGTGGCCCACGCCCTGTCCGTGGGCGTGCCCGGCGTGAGCAGCATGGTGGAGCTGGCCTCCGGCGGAAACACGGAGGCCCTGGCCCGCGTGCTGGAGCTGTGCCGCGCGGCCGGCACCGCCCGCGACCTTGAGGCGCAGGACGAGCTGGCGGATGGCCTGGGCGAGGTGGCCCGCACCGCCCCGGACGAGCTCGTGGTTGCCCTGCGCGCCGCCAGCGCCGTGGAGCGCGACGCGACCGTGCCGCTGCTGGCCCAGGGGCTGGTGAAGACCGGGGACACCTCCCACCCGTTCTGGAAGTCCCTGCGCAAGCTGGGCTCCGGCGGGACGGATCCGCAGCTCGTCGCCTTCGCCAAGGGGCTGGACTCCACCCTCGCCACCAAGACGGCCGAGGCCCGGACCTCCCAGCGCGCCCAGCCCGTCCAGGTGGTCGCCCCGGCCTCCGCCACGCCCAACGTGGTCCCTGCCTCCGGCGTCCTCCGCCCGGGCGGGTAG